TAACTGTATGCTGCAAGGTAGAATGCAGTCATCACATCTTTTCGCTGTCTATAAcgtttcttcaagttttgcttaaggtggaagaaacaaaagacatgtGGGACAGAAGGGAAGACATGACTCATCGCATTCGCAATGCTTTGGTGACGATCAGAAACAATGACTAAATCTTCTCGCACTCCGATAGCCTCTCTCAATTTCATCAAAAACCATATCCATGATCTGTCAGACTCAccatctccaaatccaaaagcgATGGGATAAATCATTTCCTCCTCatctttgcaagttgcaacaaATATCACCCCTTTGTGTTCACCTTTCAAATGTGTGGCATCAACGGCAACAACCGGTCTTATGTAAGACCGAAAACCATGAAGGCAAGCTCCgagtgcaaaaaatgaatataaaaaataattattttcatctgtCTCTATTGCCGTGATACTGCCaagatttgtttcttttaacatgtgaaaatatgagggtAGTTGCTGATATGATTCATCTGGATTACCATAAGTAAGTCTCTTTGCATGTTGTAAAGACCTCCAAACTTTAGTGTACATAATCTGCACACCATGTTGTTCCAGCAACTCCCCCATTAGCATTCTAGGTGTATATTCACTACTCGCCACTCTTTCAGAAAACAAACTTCCGATGACAATAGCCTTCACACTTCAAAAATGTGAATCGTATACGTCCGGAGTACACGTGTGACTCGGCATAAATTTCACCACATGCCAAAACGAACAACCAGGTCTACATCTTGCACGAAGCATAAATTTGCAGTTCACATCCTTGCAACCAGCCTCAAATCGAATTGTGCACGAACGTCTGACTCGATAGTCCatcttcacatcaacacaatattGTCCAAATGTCAAAATTAGTTCCTGTTTACTTTTAAAGAGTGCACCCATGTGTAAAAGATCACATTGGTATGGAATAGACACTTCAGGTCTTGTTTcctcaattgcataattttctacaccAGGAACGATCCAGTTTCTTTGTAAATGGTTGTCCTCAAATTGTGAACCTGAAAATCTTACTTCTGGGTACTCCGGACTCATTTCTCTTTCATCACCACCATCATCACTATTATCACCATCGCTATCGTCACTATTATTATCAGTTTCATTATCACAATCATCATC
This genomic stretch from Diospyros lotus cultivar Yz01 chromosome 1, ASM1463336v1, whole genome shotgun sequence harbors:
- the LOC127811326 gene encoding uncharacterized protein LOC127811326, encoding MGELLEQHGVQIMYTKVWRSLQHAKRLTYGNPDESYQQLPSYFHMLKETNLGSITAIETDENNYFLYSFFALGACLHGFRSYIRPVVAVDATHLKGEHKGVIFVATCKDEEEMIYPIAFGFGDGESDRSWIWFLMKLREAIGVREDLVIVSDRHQSIANAMSHVFPSVPHVFCFFHLKQNLKKRYRQRKDVMTAFYLAAYSYTTIECDTYLAEIQSMHPQTHLTLMEARPEKNGLVIDVLQLPDSKPL